Proteins co-encoded in one Pseudomonas beijingensis genomic window:
- a CDS encoding LPS-assembly lipoprotein LptE: MIKRNLLVVGLAVLLSACGFQLRGTGTTELAIKELDLSARDAYGDTVKMLRETLENSGVKIYSGAPYKLVLAREQQSQRSLSYAGAGRSAEYELNNVLSYEIRGQNDLMLLDDKLQVQKVYLHDGNNITGSDQESIEVRGEMRRELVQRMMLRLQQLSPAQLEQLQQTADAKAKAEAEALEAARKAEAETPQQSPMQIPAE, translated from the coding sequence ATGATCAAACGTAATCTGCTGGTAGTGGGCCTGGCGGTCCTGTTGAGCGCCTGCGGCTTCCAACTGCGCGGCACCGGCACCACCGAGCTGGCGATCAAGGAACTGGACCTCAGCGCACGGGACGCCTATGGCGACACCGTCAAGATGCTGCGCGAGACCCTGGAGAACAGTGGTGTCAAGATCTACAGCGGTGCGCCGTACAAGCTGGTGCTGGCCAGAGAACAACAAAGCCAGCGCAGCCTGAGCTATGCCGGTGCCGGCCGTTCGGCCGAGTACGAACTGAACAACGTGCTGAGCTATGAGATCCGCGGCCAGAACGACCTGATGCTGTTGGACGACAAACTGCAGGTGCAGAAGGTCTACCTGCACGATGGCAACAACATCACCGGCTCCGACCAGGAGTCCATCGAAGTGCGCGGCGAAATGCGTCGTGAACTCGTACAGCGCATGATGCTGCGCCTGCAACAGCTGAGCCCGGCCCAACTGGAGCAGCTGCAACAGACCGCCGACGCCAAGGCCAAGGCCGAAGCCGAAGCGCTGGAAGCAGCACGCAAGGCT